The following is a genomic window from Deinococcus aquiradiocola.
CCTTGCGGCTGGTGATGGCGCCGATGACGGTGCTGCTGTGGTTTTCGGGCACGTCGACCACGAGGTGCTCGATGGGTTCCATCTTCTCGCCGTCGATTTCGCGGGTGATGACCTGGGGGCTGCCGACCTGCAGTTCGTAGCCTTCGCGGCGCATGGTTTCGAGGAGGATGGAGAGGTGCAGTTCGCCGCGTCCGGACACCACGAACTCGTCGGGTCGGAGTTCTTCGACCTTCAGGGAGACGTTCGTCATGACTTCCTTCTTGAGGCGGTCGTTGAGGTGGCGGCTCGTGACGTACTTGCCTTCACGGCCCGCGAAGGGGCTGGTGTTGGGCTGGAAGGTCATGCTGACGGTGGGTTCGTCGACGGTGATGATGGGCAGCGCTTCGGGGTCGGCGAGGTCGGCGATGGTCTCGCCGATCTGCGCGTCCTCGATGCCCGCGAGGGCCACGATGTCGCCCGCGCCCACTTCGTCGGCCTCGGTGCGGGCGAGGCCCATGTGCGTGAACGGCTGGATCACGCGGGTCTTGGACATGGTGCCGTCCTTGTGGATGAGCTGCACGAACTCGCCCTTCTTGACGGTGCCGCGCTTGACGCGGCCGAGCACGATGCGGCCGAGGTACTCGCTGTAGTCGAGGTTCGTCACGAGCATCTGGAAGGGCGCGTCGCGGTCCACGCTGGGCTGCGGGATGGTTTCGAGGACCATCTCGAACAGTTCGTGCATGTCTTCCTGGGGGGCTTCGAGGTCCTTGTAGGCCTTGCCGTCACGGGCCACGGCGTACAGGATCGGGAAGTCGAGCTGGTCTTCGCTGGCGCCGAGTTCGGCCATCAGGTCGAAGGTCAGGTTGACGACGTCCTCGATGCGGGCGTCCTGGCGGTCGATCTTGTTGATGACGACGATGATCTTCAGGCCGAGTTCGATGGCCTTGCGGAGCACGAAGCGCGTCTGGGGCATGGGGCCTTCGGCGGCGTCCACGAGGACGAGCGCGCCGTCGACCATGCCGAGCACGCGTTCGACTTCGCCGCCGAAGTCGGCGTGGCCGGGGGTGTCGACGATGTTGATCTTGATGCCTTTGTACTCGACGGCGGTGTTCTTCGCCAGGATGGTGATGCCGCGCTCTTTTTCGAGGTCGTTGCTGTCCATGGCGCGCTCGGCGATCTCTTCACCGTGCTTGAGTTTGAGGGTCTGCTTCAGCAGGCCGTCCACGAGCGTGGTCTTGCCGTGGTCGACGTGTGCGATAATCGCGATGTTCCGGTATTCCATGTCTGTACTCTCCTTGGCGGGCGAGGCGTTTCCCGGCTGGCGTGTCCGGCGCGTTCAGCGGTGTGGCCAGCGGGGCTGGCGTGCGGCTGAGCGAACCGGGGGTGTGCGGGAAACGTCGGCCACAAAAAGGCCCGCCGAAGGTCAAGCGGGCTTCACAAACATGAATTGTAGCGCACCTTGTGCCGATGTGGTCAGGCGCAGGTCACGCTTGCGGGCGCGCGCGCGTGAGGGTGCGGCTGGTGCGGGGGTTATTCCTCGCTGCTGTCGGTTTCCTTGCCGCCGCGTCCGTCGTGGCTGCCGGTGTCGTCGCGGGTGAGGTCGCCGCTGATGACGCCGGGGATGCCCGCGCCGACGCCGGTGACGCTGCCCGCGCCGGACTGCACGGCGGCAGGGACGAGGACGGGGCCGGTGTCGGCCGCGCCGCCCTGCCGGTCCTCGCTCTGGACGGGGGAGTTGACGCGGTTTCCGGTTTCGGCCTCGATCTCCTCGACGCTCCTGCCGACGATACGGTCATCGTTCGTGTTCATGCGTCCATGATCGCGGGTGAGCGCTCAGGCAGGTGAAGGGAGGGGGGGCGGGCTCTTCAGGGAGTGCTGGGCTGACCTTTATGTTCGTGTCGTCCCAGACTGTATCCTGCCAGCAAGGAGCCGCCATGAACGACCGGATTTTCGAAGCCCTGACCACAGCGGGTCTGAACTCCAGCCCGCTGAGCATTCTGGAGCACACCACCGCCCGTCCCGCCACCCTGTTCGCGCTGTACGACGAGGAACTCACGTATCTGGAGGGGGGGCGCAGCAGTCGCGTGCCGCTGCGTGACGTGACGCGTATCCACAGTGACCGCGAGGGGGTGCTGCGGGTGGAGACGTCGGACCGGACGGCCGTGACGGCGTCGCTGCTCGGGTACGATCCGGCGCGGGTGCAGGCGTTCTTCCAGCAGGTGAGGGACGTGACGGCGCGCGCCAAGGAACTGCCGGTGGTGCCGCTCACGCCGAAGCCCGCTCCGGCGGTGGCGATGCCGGGCGTGAGCGCGTACACGCCTGCGCCCACCCCGCCCGTCCCGGCTCCCGTCCCGGTGGCGGCGCCGGTCACGCCCGCCCCGACCCCGCAGGCTCCGGTGTCGCTGCCGTCCCTTGACCCGGTGTCGGAAGAGGCCGCCGCGCCCGCCGTCCCCCAGCCTGCCGCGCCGACCTTCACGCCTGCCCCTGCCCCCGCACCGGTGGAGGCGCCTCCCGTGCGTCCGGAGCCTATCCGGGAGGCGGCGCGGCCGGAGCCGGTCGTGATCTCCAGCATGCCGCCCGTCAGTGATCTGCCTGCCTTCCAGGAGCGCGCCCGCAAGACGGTCCGCATCGGCGGGGACGCGGTGAGCGTGCTGGACGCCCCGCAGGACGCCCGCGACACGGTGCCGGGCGCGCACGTGCACACGCAGGGACCGCTCGTGCCGTCTGCCGCCGCGCCCGCGTACACCGCGCAGGACCCGGAACTGCAGCGCCGCGCGGACGGCGTGCAGGGCTTCGCGCGGACGGTGGCGCTGCTGGCCGTGGTGCTGGGCCTCGCGGCGCTGGCGCTGGCGTTCTTCCAGTGGCGTGGCGGCGCGTCCCTGAGCGCCATCTGGACGCTCCTGACGGGCGGCGTGGGCACGGTGGCGCTGCTGGCCTTCGCCGAGGCGCTGAGGCTCCTGTCGGCGCTCGCCCGGCGGTCATGACCCCGCTGGGGGCCGAGCAGGCGCGCGCGCTGGTGACGGAAGCGGTCCGCATTCCGTCGGTGTCGGGCAGCGAGGGCGCCGTGAGCGCCTTCCTGAGCGACTGGATGAACGCGCACGGCTTCCGCGCGCACGTGGACGCGTCGGGCAGCGCGGTCGGCGAGCGCGGCTCGGGTCCCGTCACGGTGGTGCTGCTCGGGCACATCGACACCGTGCCGGGCGACATTCCCGTCCGCGTCGACGGGAACGAGGTGCTGCACGGGCGCGGCAGCGTGGACGCCAAGGGGAGCTTCTGCACCTTCGTGGCGGCCGTGGCGGGCCTGGACGCCGACACGCTCGCCCTGGCGCGCTTCGTGTGCGTGGGCGCCACCGAGGAGGAAGTGCCGAGCAGCCGTGGCGCGCACCACGCCGTCACGCAGTACCGGCCGGACGCCGTGCTGATCGGCGAGCCGAGCGGCTGGGAGGGACTCACGCTCGGCTACAAGGGCCGCCTGGTGCTGCATGCCGCCGTCCGGAAGGACAACTTCCACACGGCGGGCGAGGGCACCAGTGCAGGCGACGACCTTACCGAAGCGTGGTTCCGGGTGCGCGCGTGGGCGCAGGAGCGCAGCGGGGCGGGCATTTTCGGGGCGGTGCAGGCGACCGTGCAGGGCATCGAGAGCGGCACGGACGGCCTCATGCAGACGGCGCGCGGCGTGTTCGGCCTGCGCCTCCCGCCGGAGGTGCCGCCGCAGCTCGCGCAGCAGGAGCTGATGGCGCGGCTGGACGGCCTGTGCGAGGTGGACTTCCGGGGAGCGGAGGTCGCGGTGCGTCACCCGAAGGACAGCGTGCTGGCGCGCGCGCTGCGCCTCGCCATCCGGGACGCGGGCGGCACGCCCGTCTACAAGCTCAAGACCGGCACGAGCGACATGAACGTCGTCGCGCCGCACTGGGACGCGCCCACCCTGGCGTACGGTCCGGGCGACAGCCGCCTGGACCACACGCCCGAGGAGTGCCTCCCGCTGCAGGAGTACGACCGGGCCGTGGCGGTGCTGCGCGACGCGCTCGGCCGGGTGGCGCGCAGCCTGCGCCCCCGCTGAACCGGTCGGGCCGCCCGGCACGTGGACCGGAGCAGGGGACCGCGCCCCGACCCGGTCAAACGGGGCCTTGCTAGACTGACCGCATGAACCCTGGCAGAAAACCCGAATACGACCTCCTCGACCTGGAAGCGGCGATCCGCGAGCACCAGACCACCACTGCGGTCCTCGTGGCGGTCGGCGTGCTGATCGGCGTGGCGGCCGCCGCCTGGGTGATGAGCCGCCCGCCGCGCGACAAGGTCGGCGCGGAGGACCCGGAAGCTCCCCTGTTCATCTGAATGCTGGGGAACGCGCGGCCGGAATGCGTGTCGGCCGCGCGCGGCACACGGGTCCTTCACCCGCTCCGGAAGCGCGCTGAGCTATGCTGCTGCTGGCACATGGAAGGCAATCTCACATCTGAACCCGTTCACGCGGCCTTCACCTCCCGGGGTGACGCCGCGTGTCTCTGTACCGCTCCCGCCTGCCTCCGGTGCGGTGTGGCCCGCCGCTCTCCCCTGCCCGTACAGACCTCGCGTCCCTGGATGTGTCTATGATCCTGCTGAAATCCGTCAGTCTCGAATACCCCGTCACCCGCACGCTGGCGCTCGACGACGTGTCGCTGCACATCCAGAAGGGCGAGTTCGTCTACCTGGTGGGGCACAGCGGCGCGGGCAAGAGCAGCTTCATGAACCTCGTCATCAAGCGCACGCTGCCGACGCGCGGCACGGTGCAGGTGAGCGGCGAACCGCTCAGCGCGTACCGGGGTCGCCGTACGGCCGTGCTGCGCCGCCGCATCGGGATGGTGTTTCAGGACAACCTGCTGCTGCCGCACCTGAACGCCTACGACAATGTTGCCTTCGCGCTGCGCGTGACGGGCGTCCCGCAGCGCGAGTGGCCCGCGCGTGTCACGGCGGCCCTGCGGACGGTGGGCATGGAGCACAAGAAGTACGCGCTGCCGCTGCAGCTGTCGCAGGGCGAGCAGCAGCGCGTCGCGATCGCGCGGGCGGTGGTGGGCGACCCGCCGCTGCTGCTGGCGGACGAACCGACCGGGAACCTCGACCCGGAGAACAGCCGCGAGGTCCTGAAGGTGCTGCAGAACGTGAACCTGCGCGGCACGACGGTCCTCGTGGCGACGCACGCGCGCGACCTCGTGGAGAGCTTCCGGCACCGCACGCTCACGCTGCGGCGCGGGCGGCTCGTGCGTGACGACCCTTACGGCGGCTACGCGCTGTGACGTACCACTTCCGTCAGGCGCTGCTCGCCATGCGCGGCAACCTGACCGCGACGCTCGCCACGCTCGGCACCATGACGCTCACGCTGCTGATGCTGGGCTTCGTGGTGCTGCTCACGCAGAACGTCGGCCGGACCCTGTCGCAGCTGGAGTCGCAGGTGGAGGTCGCGGCGTTCCTGCGGGACGGTGCGGACACGCAGGGCCTGCTGACGCAGGTGCGCGCCCTGCCGCAGGTGCGCGAGGCGCGGCTCGTGACGCGCGCCGAGGTGCTGGACGAGATGACGCGCGACTACCCGTACGCGCGGGACGCGGCGGAACTGACCGGCAATCCCTTCCCGGACACGCTGCGCATGAAGGTGGCGCGCGTGCAGGACTCCACGACCGTCGCGGCGAGCGTGTCTCGCCTGAGTGGTGTGCAGGACGTGGAGTACGGGGCCGGGTACGTGGACCAGACGGTCCGCACGCTGAGCGCCATCCGGGGCGCGGGGTACGTGCTGGTGGGCCTGCTGCTGTTCGGGACGCTGCTGAACATCCTGAACGCGGTGCGCGTCGCGATCTACTCGCGCCGCAACGAGATCAGCGTCATGCGGCTGCTGGGCGCCACGCGCGGCTTCATCCGCATGCCGCACCTGATCGAGGGCGTGCTGCTGGGCCTGCTGGCGGGCGTCATCTCGGTCGCGGTGCTGGCACCCGCGTACTTCCAGCTGGCGGGCCGCGTGCAGACGCTCGTGCCGGTCCTGCCGATCATCACGGAGAGCCGCACCATCTGGCCGATCCTGGCGGGCATGCCGGTGCTGGGCGTGCTGGTGGGCCTGATCGGGAGTTTCTTCGCGACGGGCCGCTACCTGCGGGAGCTGGAGTGACCCCCCGGCCGGGGCGGGCACGGCAGGCCGCGTGGCTGCTCACGCTGACGCTGCTGACGGTCGCCGCGACCCCGCCGGGCGCCGCGCAGTCCGACCCGTCGCGCGACCCGCGCTTCACGGCGACGCTGCCGACCACGTCCGAACGCCTGCAGCAGCTGCAGGAACAGCTGGCGGCGCAGCAGCAGCTGTCCGCGCAGCAGAAGGCTCAGCTGGAGGGCCTGCGGGCGCGCGTCACGGCGCTCGGCGGGCAGCAGAAGACGGTGCTGGGCCGCATCGACGCGCTGAACGCGAACATCGCGCGGCTGGAGACGGCGCGGCGCGCGCTGGACCTGCAGATTCAGGGCGTGCAGGAGAGCATCCGGGACCTGAACCTGCAGATCACCGGCACGCAGGCCCGCGTGACGCGCCTGCAGCAGGACGTGCGCGAACTGCTGGTGTCGCTGTACCGGGAGCGCAGCGGGCGTTACCTGCAGCTGCTGTCGCAGGCGCAGACGCTGTCGGACCTGCTGATCCAGGCGAAGTACGCGAACATCAGCGGGCAGAACAACGTGCGGGTCGTGCAGGCCCTCAAGACCGAGACGGCCCGCCTGCAGACGCAGAAGGACGCGCAGACGGCGCAGAAGAAGCAGCTGGACACCCTCCAGGCGCGGCAGATCGCGCAGCTGCAGCAGCTGCAGGCGCAGCGGCAGGAGGCGACGACGCTCGTCGCGCAGCTGAAGAAGGACCAG
Proteins encoded in this region:
- a CDS encoding cell division protein FtsX, whose protein sequence is MTYHFRQALLAMRGNLTATLATLGTMTLTLLMLGFVVLLTQNVGRTLSQLESQVEVAAFLRDGADTQGLLTQVRALPQVREARLVTRAEVLDEMTRDYPYARDAAELTGNPFPDTLRMKVARVQDSTTVAASVSRLSGVQDVEYGAGYVDQTVRTLSAIRGAGYVLVGLLLFGTLLNILNAVRVAIYSRRNEISVMRLLGATRGFIRMPHLIEGVLLGLLAGVISVAVLAPAYFQLAGRVQTLVPVLPIITESRTIWPILAGMPVLGVLVGLIGSFFATGRYLRELE
- the typA gene encoding translational GTPase TypA; this encodes MEYRNIAIIAHVDHGKTTLVDGLLKQTLKLKHGEEIAERAMDSNDLEKERGITILAKNTAVEYKGIKINIVDTPGHADFGGEVERVLGMVDGALVLVDAAEGPMPQTRFVLRKAIELGLKIIVVINKIDRQDARIEDVVNLTFDLMAELGASEDQLDFPILYAVARDGKAYKDLEAPQEDMHELFEMVLETIPQPSVDRDAPFQMLVTNLDYSEYLGRIVLGRVKRGTVKKGEFVQLIHKDGTMSKTRVIQPFTHMGLARTEADEVGAGDIVALAGIEDAQIGETIADLADPEALPIITVDEPTVSMTFQPNTSPFAGREGKYVTSRHLNDRLKKEVMTNVSLKVEELRPDEFVVSGRGELHLSILLETMRREGYELQVGSPQVITREIDGEKMEPIEHLVVDVPENHSSTVIGAITSRKGQLVNMEPQGTRVRVEFKVPSRALFGFRTQFLSMTQGEGIMSHIFDGYAPWAGDLKTRQNGSLVAMEAGNAFAYSIWKLQDRGSFFIVPATEVYVGMIVGENAREKDMDVNVCKNKKLTNVRSSGADDALSLTPIRKLTLEDALEYIGDDELVEITPKSIRLRKKILEPNMRK
- a CDS encoding [LysW]-lysine hydrolase, whose translation is MTPLGAEQARALVTEAVRIPSVSGSEGAVSAFLSDWMNAHGFRAHVDASGSAVGERGSGPVTVVLLGHIDTVPGDIPVRVDGNEVLHGRGSVDAKGSFCTFVAAVAGLDADTLALARFVCVGATEEEVPSSRGAHHAVTQYRPDAVLIGEPSGWEGLTLGYKGRLVLHAAVRKDNFHTAGEGTSAGDDLTEAWFRVRAWAQERSGAGIFGAVQATVQGIESGTDGLMQTARGVFGLRLPPEVPPQLAQQELMARLDGLCEVDFRGAEVAVRHPKDSVLARALRLAIRDAGGTPVYKLKTGTSDMNVVAPHWDAPTLAYGPGDSRLDHTPEECLPLQEYDRAVAVLRDALGRVARSLRPR
- the ftsE gene encoding cell division ATP-binding protein FtsE → MILLKSVSLEYPVTRTLALDDVSLHIQKGEFVYLVGHSGAGKSSFMNLVIKRTLPTRGTVQVSGEPLSAYRGRRTAVLRRRIGMVFQDNLLLPHLNAYDNVAFALRVTGVPQREWPARVTAALRTVGMEHKKYALPLQLSQGEQQRVAIARAVVGDPPLLLADEPTGNLDPENSREVLKVLQNVNLRGTTVLVATHARDLVESFRHRTLTLRRGRLVRDDPYGGYAL